In a genomic window of Pseudodesulfovibrio sp. JC047:
- a CDS encoding TRAP transporter small permease, producing MDTARTPLSLTEKIMRIVAATCLAGMALMTGADVLLRGAFNTPIFGCEEIVSILGVIAIGFALPYAHAQKSHIGVEILVRRLSKKVRQRLKVVTNIATFGLISIITWRMFIYAETLAESGEVSMNLELPEYLVVYVLAFGCGIYALCLAADILTFFKKGEA from the coding sequence ATGGATACTGCTCGGACCCCACTTTCCCTGACCGAAAAAATCATGCGCATTGTCGCGGCGACCTGTCTGGCAGGCATGGCGCTCATGACCGGGGCGGATGTCCTGCTCCGGGGCGCATTCAACACCCCTATTTTCGGCTGTGAAGAAATAGTTTCCATCCTTGGCGTCATTGCCATCGGGTTTGCCCTGCCCTACGCCCACGCCCAGAAAAGTCACATCGGAGTGGAAATTCTGGTCCGTCGCCTGTCCAAAAAGGTTCGACAACGGCTCAAAGTCGTCACCAACATCGCCACGTTCGGTCTGATCTCGATCATCACCTGGCGCATGTTCATCTATGCCGAGACGCTGGCCGAATCAGGCGAGGTCTCCATGAATCTCGAACTGCCTGAATATCTCGTGGTCTACGTGCTCGCGTTCGGATGCGGCATATACGCGCTCTGTCTGGCCGCCGACATCCTCACATTTTTCAAAAAAGGCGAGGCATAG
- a CDS encoding TRAP transporter substrate-binding protein, which produces MKKRLTLAALFFLTFGLTSMACAETVRLRYSNFFPPTHVQSKLAEQWCEAVTTRTNGAVVIDYYPGGTLSKAKQCYDGTVEGISDIGMSVLAYSRGRFPVMAAVDLPLGYTSGTQATAIANAVYTHFTPREFRDVQPMYFHAHGPGLLFTTDTTVATLADMTGLKIRSTGNSAKLVKALGGSPVAQPMPTSYQSLQKGVVDGSMNPIESNKGWKLAEVVKHCTVSIPVAYTTTFFVVMNKDKWNELDPATQQIIQEINAEWSVKHGQAWDEADAAGKAFFTEKGGQFTELDTAEAEAWVTAAKPVIDEYITSKQGKKVHGDAVVTFIQNEMTRTQ; this is translated from the coding sequence ATGAAAAAACGACTGACTTTAGCCGCACTCTTTTTCCTGACCTTCGGGCTGACGTCCATGGCCTGCGCCGAAACCGTCCGACTGCGGTACTCCAATTTCTTCCCGCCCACCCACGTCCAGTCCAAGCTGGCCGAACAATGGTGCGAAGCGGTCACGACCCGGACCAATGGTGCGGTGGTCATCGACTACTATCCCGGCGGCACACTCTCCAAGGCCAAGCAGTGCTACGACGGCACGGTTGAAGGAATTTCCGACATCGGCATGTCCGTCCTGGCATATTCCCGGGGACGTTTCCCGGTCATGGCCGCAGTGGACCTGCCGCTCGGGTACACCTCCGGCACCCAGGCCACAGCCATTGCCAACGCCGTGTACACCCATTTCACTCCCCGGGAATTCCGGGATGTCCAACCCATGTATTTCCATGCCCATGGTCCGGGCCTGCTTTTCACCACCGACACCACCGTCGCCACCTTGGCAGACATGACCGGGTTGAAAATCCGCTCCACCGGCAATTCCGCCAAACTGGTCAAGGCTCTGGGCGGCAGTCCGGTTGCCCAACCCATGCCCACATCCTACCAATCCCTGCAAAAAGGGGTTGTGGATGGCTCCATGAATCCCATCGAGTCCAACAAGGGTTGGAAGCTGGCTGAAGTGGTCAAACACTGTACCGTCTCCATTCCCGTGGCCTACACCACCACTTTTTTCGTGGTCATGAACAAGGACAAATGGAACGAACTTGACCCGGCAACCCAACAAATCATTCAGGAAATCAATGCGGAATGGTCTGTCAAACACGGGCAGGCATGGGATGAAGCCGACGCAGCCGGCAAGGCGTTCTTCACGGAAAAAGGTGGTCAATTCACTGAGCTGGACACTGCCGAAGCCGAAGCCTGGGTCACTGCGGCCAAGCCGGTCATTGACGAATATATCACCTCCAAACAGGGCAAGAAAGTCCATGGCGATGCCGTGGTCACCTTTATCCAAAACGAAATGACTCGCACCCAATAA
- a CDS encoding TetR/AcrR family transcriptional regulator, which produces MAKKQHEKSQQTMQELMDSAITLFGSKGFASTSVAEITDNAGYAKGSFYRHWDSKDELFLQIIEHKFKQYRATRHDRIRTAANLEQAMNVIWDFLETIVRDKNWSAIFLEFTVYSATNDPVRKIMNTSDYRLSNRVFADLVRDHVETDFSPEKIGALNTALFEGYLIHHALGAEDISLEDIRENAIAMALRNGTKQGQSA; this is translated from the coding sequence ATGGCAAAAAAACAGCATGAGAAATCACAGCAGACCATGCAGGAGCTGATGGATTCAGCCATCACACTTTTTGGCTCAAAAGGCTTTGCCTCGACCTCCGTGGCGGAAATCACCGACAATGCGGGATATGCCAAGGGCAGTTTTTATCGACATTGGGATTCCAAGGATGAGCTGTTTCTGCAAATCATCGAGCACAAATTCAAACAGTACCGGGCCACCCGGCACGACCGAATTCGGACAGCCGCCAACCTCGAGCAGGCCATGAACGTCATCTGGGATTTTCTGGAAACCATTGTTCGTGACAAGAATTGGTCGGCCATCTTTCTGGAATTCACCGTCTATTCCGCGACCAACGATCCAGTTCGCAAGATCATGAACACCTCGGATTACCGGCTGTCCAACCGTGTTTTTGCCGATCTCGTCCGCGACCATGTAGAAACAGATTTCTCGCCGGAAAAAATCGGTGCGCTCAACACCGCCCTTTTCGAAGGATACCTCATCCATCACGCACTGGGCGCAGAGGACATTTCACTGGAAGACATCCGGGAAAACGCCATCGCCATGGCCTTACGCAACGGCACCAAGCAAGGACAGTCCGCATAA
- a CDS encoding FAD-dependent oxidoreductase → MVHLKSAETMLAEGTLPDIGTTTEPSGYGTIEPGEIDLVIVGAGPAGLTAGIYAARAGLKAVVLEKHIVGGQVALTPVVENYPGFVSVPGKQLMDIMAEHARGYVPVHEGEGVESITLGNAVNDEPCIVITNRGRYSAKALILTTGAKYRQLGVTGEETYFGRGINYCASCDGSLYKGKSVAMVGGGNTALTDALHLKNLGVNVTIIHRRDAFRAQQSLQQSVKHEQIPVLWNTVVEAIKGDDRRVHTLVLRDLTTQEITDLPVDGVFVAIGQKASTELAHAIGVELKEDGFVKVGTDMRTNLPRVYAAGDLTGGLQQIVTAIGEGSIAAMSAFEDISHPYWKK, encoded by the coding sequence ATGGTCCACCTGAAATCTGCTGAAACCATGCTTGCCGAAGGCACACTCCCGGACATCGGAACAACCACGGAACCATCCGGGTATGGCACGATCGAACCCGGCGAAATTGATCTGGTCATCGTCGGAGCAGGACCAGCAGGACTGACCGCAGGAATCTACGCGGCCCGGGCCGGTCTCAAGGCCGTGGTCCTTGAAAAACACATTGTCGGCGGACAGGTCGCGCTCACTCCGGTGGTGGAAAACTATCCGGGATTTGTTTCCGTTCCCGGCAAACAACTCATGGATATCATGGCCGAACACGCCCGAGGCTATGTCCCGGTTCACGAGGGAGAAGGTGTCGAATCCATTACCTTGGGCAATGCGGTCAATGATGAACCGTGTATCGTCATCACCAACCGGGGCAGATATTCGGCCAAGGCCCTGATCCTGACCACCGGAGCGAAATACCGTCAACTCGGTGTCACAGGAGAAGAGACCTATTTCGGTCGCGGCATCAACTATTGTGCCTCGTGCGACGGCTCTCTCTACAAAGGCAAATCCGTGGCCATGGTCGGCGGCGGCAACACCGCGCTCACCGACGCCTTGCATCTCAAGAATCTCGGTGTGAATGTCACCATCATCCACCGGCGAGACGCTTTCCGCGCACAACAGTCACTTCAGCAATCCGTGAAACACGAACAAATCCCTGTCCTTTGGAACACCGTGGTCGAAGCGATCAAGGGCGATGATCGTCGAGTTCACACCCTCGTCCTCCGTGACCTGACCACGCAAGAGATCACGGACCTGCCCGTGGACGGAGTCTTCGTGGCCATTGGACAAAAAGCCTCCACCGAACTGGCACACGCCATTGGCGTGGAGTTGAAGGAAGATGGGTTCGTCAAGGTTGGAACCGACATGCGGACCAACCTTCCCCGCGTCTATGCAGCCGGAGACCTAACCGGCGGACTGCAACAAATCGTCACCGCCATCGGGGAAGGCTCCATCGCCGCCATGTCCGCGTTCGAAGACATCAGTCATCCGTATTGGAAGAAATAA
- a CDS encoding diguanylate cyclase: MAKKSTQHTLDAALERITDLEYQLLLLQAESDAAFHQLVFDRIPGGMAIISPSGDIIACNEEAAAILGATPEYLQKENTGSFYADPADREHVRAQLDAGEIIRGHSLPLVRLDGRQVWITTNVRPIEFNGQPAALATFSDTTAHHQALNKIELAEIRFEALYTISKMTHKSEPEILNFALQAIIKVTSSEIGYIYFLNHDESKLTLHAWSDTVMEQCEMSRNLTECPVDQVGMWADAVRERRPVIINDYPNHPQKKGYPKGHIPIRNHVNIPIFEKDRIAMLAGVGNKPTDYDESDIRQLQLVMDGIWRIIQRRRANEQLEAAHEELERKVQRRTAKLKEANTQLEILNADLIQKDLEREQAKEALVRYKRIIATTPDLISLVDRNGVYQIVNESYLKMFKKKREEIIGKSVEQLVGPKVYESFSKAGIDKALTGETIRIESWINLPAAGKRYMAATYHPVSMTGETIDYISIEARDMTQLKSNEEALRVIADRLALATKAGNIGIWEWDLATDDLNWDPKMKDLYKVSPDEFHGVYETWRSRVHPDDLIQAEQQLASCIEKRGQIEFEFRIIHPDKSVHVMQSAGLVQTDENDAPLRMIGVNRDITDQRHMEKELRRLASTDPLTGAYNRRYFMKRLTDEFQRCKRYRTTMVLLSLDIDHFKNINDSFGHPAGDDVLKSLVARCKDILRTTDVFGRIGGEEFLAAVTQTGIIAGEKTAERLRKRIEQERVETHGAIITYTVSIGITEIRDDDESIENLLKRADDALYKAKNSGRNQYKIL; encoded by the coding sequence ATGGCCAAAAAAAGCACGCAACACACATTGGATGCCGCCCTTGAACGGATCACCGATCTGGAATACCAGCTCCTGCTTTTGCAGGCAGAGTCGGACGCCGCGTTCCACCAACTGGTCTTTGACAGAATCCCCGGCGGCATGGCGATCATTTCCCCGTCAGGAGACATCATTGCCTGCAATGAAGAGGCCGCGGCAATACTGGGAGCGACCCCCGAATATCTTCAAAAGGAAAATACCGGGTCATTTTATGCCGATCCAGCAGACAGGGAGCATGTCCGCGCCCAACTCGACGCGGGAGAAATCATCAGGGGGCATTCCCTGCCACTGGTACGGTTGGACGGACGGCAGGTCTGGATCACCACCAATGTGCGCCCCATTGAATTCAACGGGCAACCCGCAGCACTCGCCACGTTTTCTGACACCACCGCCCATCATCAGGCACTCAATAAAATAGAACTTGCGGAAATCCGTTTCGAGGCGTTGTACACCATTTCCAAAATGACCCATAAATCAGAACCGGAAATCCTCAACTTCGCCCTTCAGGCCATCATCAAAGTGACGTCCAGCGAAATCGGCTATATCTATTTCCTGAATCACGACGAATCGAAACTGACCCTGCACGCATGGTCCGACACGGTCATGGAACAATGCGAGATGTCGCGAAACCTGACGGAATGCCCGGTGGATCAGGTCGGCATGTGGGCTGACGCTGTCAGAGAACGCCGTCCGGTCATCATCAATGATTATCCGAACCATCCCCAAAAAAAGGGGTACCCCAAAGGGCACATTCCCATCCGCAATCATGTGAACATCCCGATTTTCGAAAAGGACCGAATCGCCATGTTGGCCGGTGTGGGCAACAAACCCACGGACTATGACGAAAGCGATATCCGTCAGTTGCAGCTTGTCATGGACGGTATCTGGCGAATCATCCAGCGCAGACGCGCCAACGAACAGCTTGAAGCGGCCCATGAAGAATTGGAAAGAAAGGTCCAACGGCGCACGGCTAAACTCAAGGAAGCCAATACCCAACTCGAAATTCTCAATGCCGACCTCATCCAAAAAGACCTGGAACGGGAACAGGCCAAGGAGGCTCTGGTCCGATACAAACGCATCATCGCCACCACACCGGACCTCATTTCATTGGTGGATCGAAATGGCGTCTATCAGATCGTCAACGAATCCTACCTGAAAATGTTCAAGAAAAAGCGGGAAGAAATCATCGGGAAAAGCGTCGAGCAACTCGTTGGTCCCAAAGTGTATGAAAGCTTTTCCAAGGCGGGCATCGACAAGGCTCTGACCGGCGAAACTATCAGGATCGAGTCCTGGATCAATCTCCCCGCTGCCGGAAAACGATACATGGCCGCGACCTATCATCCTGTGTCCATGACTGGCGAGACCATTGATTATATTTCCATCGAAGCCAGAGATATGACCCAACTCAAGTCCAACGAGGAAGCCCTTCGGGTCATTGCCGACAGGCTGGCTCTGGCAACCAAGGCGGGCAACATCGGCATCTGGGAATGGGATCTGGCGACCGACGATCTCAATTGGGACCCAAAAATGAAAGATCTGTACAAGGTCTCGCCCGATGAATTTCACGGCGTGTACGAGACATGGAGATCGCGTGTCCACCCTGACGATCTGATTCAGGCAGAACAGCAACTCGCCAGCTGCATCGAAAAAAGAGGCCAGATCGAATTCGAATTCAGAATCATCCATCCAGATAAAAGCGTCCATGTCATGCAAAGTGCCGGATTGGTCCAGACCGATGAAAACGATGCTCCACTCCGAATGATCGGTGTCAACCGAGACATCACTGATCAGCGGCACATGGAAAAGGAATTGCGCCGACTCGCTTCCACCGACCCGCTGACCGGAGCCTACAACAGACGCTATTTCATGAAACGACTGACAGACGAGTTCCAACGGTGCAAACGCTACCGCACAACCATGGTGCTCCTGTCGCTGGATATCGACCATTTCAAGAATATCAATGATTCCTTCGGGCACCCGGCCGGTGACGACGTCCTCAAATCACTGGTTGCCAGATGCAAGGACATTCTGCGGACCACGGACGTTTTCGGCAGGATCGGCGGCGAAGAATTCCTCGCAGCGGTCACCCAGACCGGGATTATCGCCGGAGAAAAAACCGCAGAACGACTCCGCAAACGCATCGAACAGGAACGCGTTGAAACGCATGGAGCCATCATCACCTACACTGTCAGTATCGGCATCACTGAAATTCGCGACGATGACGAATCCATCGAAAACCTGCTCAAACGGGCTGATGACGCCTTGTACAAAGCCAAGAACTCGGGCCGAAACCAATACAAAATTCTTTGA
- a CDS encoding ATP-binding protein, which yields MAPKQADRITHYATPERESTQIIQRVSKALENEPMLSWFDALPLGMIVINQHRQIVYCNETFRALSGKDSRENVVGLRPGEALNCVNSTAVEAGCGCSDFCRFCGAAHAIIKSLNGTRDCQECRMTRMVDGDTTPLDLQIFTKPIEFEGEIMALVFAMDIRHELKLRYLNRTFHHGLINGIGGIATLTELIESAPSDSGLFKLLIESSQRTLKNILYHRDINAAEEGTLEADFETFEAGPFFDAIIAMECAFKNIQSTCVQTHISATTFTSDKKLLGHVIRNMLSNALEASGKSTDTITLDCQQDHDGTIAITMTNHGEIPKIIRKQMFKQYTSTKSRDRGLGNYVTKLFTEKYLGGRVEYTSGKGMTSFTLRLPQSENTPSEKE from the coding sequence ATGGCACCCAAACAGGCAGATCGTATCACCCACTATGCCACTCCTGAACGCGAGTCCACGCAGATCATTCAACGCGTCTCAAAGGCACTCGAAAACGAACCCATGCTTTCCTGGTTCGACGCGCTTCCTCTGGGTATGATTGTCATCAACCAGCACAGACAGATCGTGTATTGCAATGAGACCTTTCGCGCGCTTTCCGGAAAGGACAGCCGGGAAAACGTCGTGGGATTACGGCCGGGAGAGGCGTTGAATTGCGTCAACTCCACAGCGGTCGAAGCCGGATGCGGCTGTTCGGACTTCTGTCGATTCTGCGGCGCGGCGCATGCCATCATCAAAAGCCTGAACGGAACCCGTGACTGTCAGGAATGCCGCATGACGCGCATGGTGGACGGCGACACCACACCGCTTGATTTGCAAATATTCACCAAGCCCATCGAATTCGAGGGGGAAATCATGGCACTGGTCTTTGCCATGGATATCCGTCACGAGCTGAAACTCCGGTATCTCAACCGGACATTCCATCACGGGTTGATCAATGGCATCGGCGGCATCGCCACGCTCACCGAACTCATTGAATCAGCACCCTCCGACTCCGGGCTGTTCAAACTCCTGATCGAATCGTCGCAACGAACACTCAAGAATATCCTGTATCACCGAGATATCAACGCCGCCGAAGAAGGCACGCTGGAAGCCGACTTCGAGACCTTTGAAGCCGGCCCATTCTTTGATGCAATCATCGCCATGGAATGTGCCTTCAAAAATATCCAAAGCACTTGTGTGCAAACACATATTTCAGCCACGACATTCACAAGTGACAAAAAACTTCTTGGTCACGTCATTCGCAACATGCTCTCCAACGCATTGGAAGCCAGCGGGAAAAGCACGGATACAATCACTCTGGACTGTCAACAGGATCACGATGGCACCATTGCCATCACCATGACAAACCACGGGGAAATCCCAAAAATCATTCGCAAACAGATGTTCAAGCAATACACTTCGACCAAATCCCGAGACAGGGGACTGGGCAATTACGTGACCAAATTATTCACGGAGAAATACCTCGGGGGACGCGTCGAATATACTTCGGGAAAAGGTATGACGTCCTTTACCTTGCGCCTTCCGCAATCGGAAAACACACCCAGTGAAAAGGAATGA
- a CDS encoding multiheme c-type cytochrome, whose amino-acid sequence MDRRLSFFLATIMTFSLVFVAAAGAQNFPKVREFRMDRVIPPQGTACIECHKQETPGIFADWAMSRHASAGITCLDCHQAESGDQDIAVDHEKYYSMKNMPMGEKQYFVPIASPVTPKDCSRCHPDEAKQYAKSKHANTIEIMWKLDPWLNKGMNSDNERKTGCYYCHGTVLKMKDGKLDPATWPNVGVGRLNLDGSLGSCTSCHTRHRFSVMEARKPETCGQCHLGPDHPQIEIFNESKHGDIYQAFKHEYNFKSAPGAWTPGVDYRAPTCSSCHMSGSGNQPTTHDVTERLSWELQAPLTVRPQDFKPFPSGTDWQVERAKMKDICKQCHGNAWIDDHYAQTDKAIEEYNENYFKPAKKVLDELYEKGLLDKSKYFDEGLEVEYYELWHHEGRRARMGSAMMAPDYAWWHGFYECKHRYNRFMEEARHLIETNTKAYRYPDFPNTGGDTTRPVEIFGKK is encoded by the coding sequence ATGGACAGACGACTGAGTTTCTTTCTCGCCACAATCATGACGTTCTCGCTTGTCTTCGTCGCAGCGGCAGGAGCGCAAAATTTTCCAAAGGTGCGGGAATTCCGCATGGATCGGGTCATTCCGCCTCAAGGCACGGCCTGTATCGAATGTCATAAACAGGAAACCCCCGGCATTTTTGCAGACTGGGCCATGAGCCGTCATGCATCAGCCGGCATTACCTGTCTGGACTGTCACCAGGCTGAATCGGGCGATCAGGATATCGCCGTTGACCACGAAAAATACTATTCCATGAAAAATATGCCCATGGGTGAAAAACAGTACTTCGTGCCCATCGCCTCGCCCGTAACGCCCAAGGACTGCTCTCGCTGTCACCCGGACGAAGCCAAACAATACGCCAAGAGCAAACACGCCAACACCATCGAAATCATGTGGAAGCTCGATCCATGGCTGAACAAGGGCATGAATTCCGACAACGAACGCAAGACTGGCTGTTATTACTGTCACGGCACCGTGCTCAAGATGAAAGACGGCAAACTCGACCCGGCCACCTGGCCCAACGTGGGTGTCGGACGCCTAAATCTGGACGGCAGTCTCGGCAGTTGCACCAGTTGCCATACCCGGCACCGGTTCTCTGTCATGGAAGCACGCAAGCCAGAAACCTGCGGCCAGTGCCATCTCGGCCCGGACCATCCGCAAATCGAAATATTCAACGAATCCAAGCATGGCGACATCTACCAGGCCTTCAAGCATGAGTACAACTTCAAATCAGCGCCCGGCGCATGGACTCCCGGCGTGGACTATCGCGCCCCGACCTGCTCTTCCTGCCACATGTCAGGATCTGGCAACCAGCCCACCACGCATGACGTGACAGAACGGTTGTCCTGGGAACTTCAGGCTCCGCTGACAGTGCGTCCGCAGGACTTCAAGCCCTTCCCGTCCGGCACGGATTGGCAAGTCGAACGCGCCAAGATGAAAGACATCTGCAAGCAATGCCACGGCAACGCATGGATTGATGACCACTACGCCCAGACCGACAAGGCCATTGAAGAATACAATGAAAACTACTTCAAACCCGCCAAGAAGGTCCTCGACGAATTGTATGAAAAGGGATTGCTCGACAAATCCAAATACTTCGATGAAGGATTGGAAGTCGAATATTATGAACTCTGGCACCATGAAGGCCGTCGCGCCCGCATGGGGTCTGCCATGATGGCCCCGGACTACGCATGGTGGCACGGCTTCTATGAATGCAAACACCGCTACAACCGGTTCATGGAAGAAGCGCGTCATCTCATCGAGACCAACACCAAGGCCTACAGGTATCCTGACTTCCCGAATACGGGCGGCGATACGACAAGACCAGTTGAAATCTTTGGCAAGAAATAA
- a CDS encoding NapC/NirT family cytochrome c — MERKTKSILLVLCGILIAFPLFSMTYYTMVRTSTPEFCGSCHEIRPAVMAWKTSTHVNNAQGFVADCMDCHLPAPQDTYDFFFAKTAHGLKDVFAHFTGGAESYDRDVMKQRVWSTMKNDQCMKCHRNLLHMPAKRGAMLAHRRVLYAEEGEAYRCTDCHRDIVHKERQFYKYKQFAPPYRASGLPHLGI; from the coding sequence ATGGAGCGAAAAACCAAGTCCATTCTGTTGGTTTTGTGCGGTATTCTGATCGCATTTCCGCTCTTCAGCATGACGTATTACACCATGGTCAGGACTTCGACTCCGGAGTTCTGCGGTTCGTGTCACGAAATCAGGCCCGCCGTCATGGCCTGGAAAACGTCAACTCATGTCAACAACGCGCAAGGATTCGTGGCCGACTGTATGGATTGCCACCTTCCCGCGCCCCAGGACACGTATGACTTTTTCTTTGCCAAGACAGCACACGGACTGAAAGACGTTTTCGCCCACTTTACCGGAGGAGCCGAAAGCTATGACCGTGACGTCATGAAACAGCGTGTCTGGTCAACCATGAAAAATGACCAATGCATGAAATGTCATCGGAATCTATTGCACATGCCTGCCAAACGCGGCGCCATGTTGGCACACCGACGGGTGCTCTATGCCGAAGAAGGTGAAGCGTATCGATGCACCGACTGTCATCGGGACATCGTGCACAAGGAAAGGCAGTTCTACAAATACAAGCAGTTCGCTCCCCCATACAGGGCGTCAGGACTGCCTCATCTGGGTATTTAA
- a CDS encoding methyl-accepting chemotaxis protein, which produces MKDIKLNVKLIGGFIITALMTLAVGVAGYVELSNVTDDVDTLGNKNMPKVEALLQMKSQLNSAVIGMRTLMTPALDEQARRRQYVLLEEGRAASTANFDRYMTLEQSSRENALATSFTEAVSRWSMTNDKAVALSKELSALDILNPEQFMKQFWMFTSDHQQLEAQVGELLASGRTFLGGTDASQCRFGKWLESYTTTNPEIAALLKQVEKPHMQFHKAISKIKAAVARGDNDLAYMFYTSQLKPAAAEVLTAFDKLRGAAQSSVATFDEMTELLMVQAVREQQETMTIMDQLLAYTLDESRAAVMDAEEDVTSGKMFAVIGVVIGVLFALILGVLLTRGITKPIFKGVEYAWSMATGVFYRELDVNQKDEIGDLAAALIEMVRKFREVVQNVQAASANVASGSEEMASASQSLSQGANEQAASIEEVSASIEQMGANIRQNAENAKQTETISNQVAVEAEQGGDAVMHTVHAMKDIAEKISIIEEIARQTNLLALNAAIEAARAGEHGKGFAVVAAEVRRLAERSGSAAAEISDLSSSSVKIAEDAGRKLQKIVPDIQKTAGLIQEIATATGEQNAGVDQINSAIHQLDQIIQQNAAASEEMASTSEQLSGQAMQMQTIMSFFKMSRADNYGAEGMDVAVSSAPVAALPQATTNTTASASTDTSADGEEFERF; this is translated from the coding sequence ATGAAGGACATCAAACTGAATGTGAAATTGATTGGCGGGTTTATCATAACGGCACTGATGACGCTTGCCGTTGGAGTGGCGGGGTACGTCGAACTGTCAAATGTGACCGATGATGTGGACACGCTTGGCAACAAGAATATGCCGAAAGTCGAAGCCTTGTTACAGATGAAGTCCCAATTGAATTCGGCAGTGATCGGGATGCGGACGTTGATGACGCCGGCTCTCGATGAACAGGCTCGACGGCGACAGTACGTGCTTTTGGAAGAAGGCAGGGCCGCAAGTACAGCAAATTTTGATAGGTATATGACATTGGAGCAATCTTCCCGGGAAAATGCGCTTGCGACTTCGTTTACGGAAGCGGTCTCCCGATGGAGCATGACCAATGACAAGGCCGTTGCATTATCCAAAGAACTGTCAGCGTTGGATATCCTGAATCCCGAACAATTCATGAAACAGTTTTGGATGTTCACCAGCGATCATCAGCAACTGGAAGCTCAAGTCGGAGAACTGCTTGCATCCGGAAGAACTTTTTTGGGAGGCACTGACGCGTCGCAATGCCGATTTGGAAAATGGTTGGAATCCTATACAACGACCAATCCGGAAATCGCCGCCTTGTTGAAACAGGTGGAAAAGCCGCATATGCAGTTTCACAAGGCAATTTCCAAAATCAAGGCCGCAGTCGCCCGGGGTGATAATGATTTGGCGTATATGTTTTATACCAGCCAATTGAAACCGGCTGCCGCCGAGGTCCTCACGGCTTTCGACAAGCTCCGTGGGGCCGCGCAGTCGTCAGTTGCGACATTTGATGAAATGACGGAACTTCTCATGGTTCAGGCGGTGCGGGAACAGCAGGAGACCATGACGATCATGGATCAATTGCTTGCATACACGCTTGATGAATCCAGGGCAGCGGTCATGGATGCCGAAGAAGATGTGACGTCAGGAAAAATGTTTGCCGTGATTGGTGTTGTGATCGGAGTACTTTTTGCCCTCATTCTTGGCGTGCTGTTGACCCGTGGTATTACCAAGCCAATTTTCAAGGGAGTGGAATACGCCTGGTCCATGGCGACCGGAGTCTTTTACAGAGAGCTTGATGTGAACCAAAAGGATGAGATCGGTGATCTGGCTGCGGCTTTGATCGAAATGGTCCGTAAATTCCGGGAAGTCGTGCAGAACGTTCAGGCTGCGTCCGCGAATGTGGCGTCCGGCAGTGAGGAAATGGCTTCGGCGTCCCAAAGTTTGTCACAAGGGGCCAATGAGCAGGCCGCGTCCATTGAAGAGGTCTCCGCTTCCATAGAACAGATGGGGGCTAATATCCGTCAGAACGCGGAAAATGCCAAACAGACGGAAACGATATCAAATCAGGTTGCTGTCGAGGCAGAACAGGGTGGTGACGCCGTCATGCATACGGTTCATGCCATGAAGGATATCGCCGAAAAAATCTCGATCATTGAGGAAATCGCCCGACAGACAAATCTGCTCGCCTTGAACGCAGCCATTGAAGCGGCTCGGGCCGGAGAACATGGCAAGGGATTTGCCGTGGTCGCCGCCGAAGTCAGACGATTGGCTGAACGGTCCGGTTCTGCGGCTGCCGAAATCAGTGATCTGTCATCGTCGAGTGTCAAAATTGCCGAAGATGCCGGTCGGAAGTTGCAGAAGATCGTCCCGGATATTCAGAAGACTGCTGGGCTGATTCAGGAGATTGCAACGGCCACAGGCGAACAGAATGCCGGTGTGGATCAGATCAATTCCGCAATTCATCAGCTGGATCAGATCATTCAGCAGAATGCGGCCGCGTCTGAAGAAATGGCCTCCACATCCGAACAACTTTCGGGACAGGCTATGCAGATGCAGACGATTATGAGTTTTTTCAAGATGAGCCGAGCCGACAACTACGGGGCGGAAGGAATGGATGTAGCGGTTTCGTCCGCGCCAGTGGCGGCTTTGCCTCAGGCGACGACGAACACGACCGCTTCCGCGAGCACTGATACGTCCGCAGACGGCGAGGAGTTTGAACGATTCTAA